A stretch of DNA from Ctenopharyngodon idella isolate HZGC_01 chromosome 6, HZGC01, whole genome shotgun sequence:
TTTTTCTTTGGGGTGAACCATTCACTAGTGGGAaccacatttaaaatttaaacaaacattcggtaacactttattttacagtgtccttgttacacgttacatgtagttattatagtaataactaCAAGTTATGCATAactacatgcaactaaccctacaACAAACTTAATCCTAACcataaccctatagtaagtacatgtagttaattaatattattattattattataattattgttattaatataaaaaactgtaacaaggacaccttaaaataaagtgttatttattcTAATAAATAACCCATTATTCTAAGACCCATTATTCTAAGAGAATAACATTAAGTTACACATACGCTACCTTAAGCTTTAGTGATGGTGAGTGAACCATTGTAACCATGACTACTGTCATATGCTTGTGTTAATAAGTCTTAAGTTAATCCACAGGTCTCACTCTGGAAATGTTAATCTCACCTAATACATAGATTTCCCCATTGAGTGCGACTGCACTGCAACGGTATTTTGAATACTTCATAGGGCCAAGTTCACTCCACTTGTTGGTCTCTGGGTCATATTCAAGCAGGCGATTACTCATACGGTCAGGCTCGTCATCTGCGCGGTATGACTGCCAATAATGAGACATGGCAGAACAGGTGCATTAGAGGGAAAGAGGGAAGGCAATAAACACAGTTACTGTGTTCCCCCACCtggttttattttccaaatcaTAGTGATTTATTGTGTTTGCACCATCCAGTCTTCATTTTCATGACTCTTGTGCAATATAAAGATGACAAATTTCCACTATTTTGGTATATTACCTGTGGAGTTCGTCCCCCAAGCACATACAGGCGGCCCTTCATCCGAACTACACTGTGATAGGCGAGGGGCATGGGCAGAGGGGCAGCACTTCGCCATGGCCCACCCTGTAGAGACCAGCGCTCAACACTGTTGGTGATAAGGAACTGGTTCTTGAGCTTCATCTGACCCCCAATCAGATACAGGTTGTCTCCCAAAGAGCTCAATGCATAAGAGTCACGATACTCTGCCGAGCTCAAGTGTTTCCAGGATCCTTGGGCTTCCTTGTTGTACCTGAAAAACACAGCAAATATTAGATTTTTGAACTGTATGTTTTACTGTCTGTAATAATGTGATGCATTTTCtctcattttaattataggtgCTCTAATGAACAGATTTGTAGGTTTTTCCTTTATATATTTGATGTTGAAAACATGGAGTATTACTGTCATTTTCTCCTGCAGAAGCCTCACATGAAAATCTCGAcgtttctgtctttctgtctcgCCATCCTTCTGGCTCCCAGCTCTCCTGCCACAACAATTTCATTCCTCTCAGTTACCACCCCAGCATAGACATATCCAAGCGCATCACCGTATCGTGGGGAGGTGATAAAAAGAGTCCGGCCGGTGTTGGGAGCGTAACAAAAGCTGCGCTCGGTGTAGCTTCCATAACGTGAGCGTATCCCTCCACCATCATTACCGATGCAGAGCAAGAGGTCCGTGGTCTCCATACCATAGCGCAGCTTCAGTCGGCGAGGTGGAGCATCTGAATCCAAGCTTGCCGTTTCAATTGCCTCTTCCATTATCTGAAGACATTCAGCATCAGCTAGAAGTGCTGTGTTCCGTTTCATTGTCCCCTTCAAGTAATCCACACCTACCAGTGGAAGACGTACTTTCTTTAAGAGCTCTGGGAGGTGCCTGGCCCGGTTCTCTTCCGTTGACCCTACACCCCCTGGACTGTACTTCACCCAGCGCATCACCACATCCAAAATGCTCTCTTCCCGTGAAATATTAAGGTCATCTGAGCCCAATAACACCCCTAACTGGTGTGCCTCCAACTCTAGCACCTCTTCCCCAAGGCACACTTCAGTGAAGTGCGCCCGTAGATAGCGCTGAGCCTGGTCGGCCAACTCCTCTGCCCCTAGATCCCGGGCATAATAATAGATTCCCAGGCAATTGGAAGCATCCATGTTGTCAGTCATGTAGATCTGACAACGGCTGAACACATCATCCATCTGTAGAAGAAAAGCAGCAACAGAGATGCCCTGCACATTGGATGCAGTGAGTGGAAGTTTGGAGCTGTACATGTATTCTAGCAGAAGGGCCAGGCTTTGGGCTGGCATGTCTCTTAACACCACTTGACGGTTGGTACACTCACGCAGGCCACAGGTGAACATTACGCGGAAGTAGGGACTGAAGGCAGAAAGCACCGCACGGTGACATGGGAAGCTAACACCTTCAGCGATCAGAACAACATCTGTTAGCTGCTCAGCATCCCGCATTCGGTTTAGCTGTTCCAACAGTGCCAAACCTGTGCTTGGCTCTcagatccatttttttttttttttttgtcttgataGCTTAAAACTTAGAGAAGCATTAGCCTTAGAGTAAGTACATCCTGGAGGTCCTTAAAATGATGTCAAGGAACATGCActgaaaagataaaaaaattaatttttagcaAATGCAGCTAAATGACAACTTGCTGCAACATGCTAGTGCACACTCAGAAATCCACAGAACTTTAAAGAAAGTTCATTTTGATGCaccaataattttattattgctCTAAGGGTCAGTGCTAAACAGGT
This window harbors:
- the kbtbd12 gene encoding LOW QUALITY PROTEIN: kelch repeat and BTB domain-containing protein 12 (The sequence of the model RefSeq protein was modified relative to this genomic sequence to represent the inferred CDS: deleted 1 base in 1 codon), with amino-acid sequence MDLRAKHRFGLLEQLNRMRDAEQLTDVVLIAEGVSFPCHRAVLSAFSPYFRVMFTCGLRECTNRQVVLRDMPAQSLALLLEYMYSSKLPLTASNVQGISVAAFLLQMDDVFSRCQIYMTDNMDASNCLGIYYYARDLGAEELADQAQRYLRAHFTEVCLGEEVLELEAHQLGVLLGSDDLNISREESILDVVMRWVKYSPGGVGSTEENRARHLPELLKKVRLPLVGVDYLKGTMKRNTALLADAECLQIMEEAIETASLDSDAPPRRLKLRYGMETTDLLLCIGNDGGGIRSRYGSYTERSFCYAPNTGRTLFITSPRYGDALGYVYAGVVTERNEIVVAGELGARRMARQKDRNVEIFMYNKEAQGSWKHLSSAEYRDSYALSSLGDNLYLIGGQMKLKNQFLITNSVERWSLQGGPWRSAAPLPMPLAYHSVVRMKGRLYVLGGRTPQSYRADDEPDRMSNRLLEYDPETNKWSELGPMKYSKYRCSAVALNGEIYVLGGIGCEGVDRGQSRHCLNVVEIYNPDGDFWRDGPPLPWSLLSLRSNASNAGVVDGKLYVCGYYKGADRHDIITKDILQLDPWENVWTVVAKQALMHDSYDVCLVANLNPRGLMPPPADVVEE